CGTTGCCTTGTCGATCGCCAGCCGCAGGCGCGGGTTCGATCCGGCATCGCTGCCGCCCAGTCGCGCCGCCACGGTGATTTCCTTAATCAACCGCGTCCAGACCTTGCCGCGCTTGGCATCTGCCGCGGCTTTCTTATGCTTGATGTTGGCCCATTTCGAGTGACCAGCCATGATGGTTTCTCCGACCGCGCACGCAACGCGCGCATCATTCATTCCAATATCGATGTGTCGTGGCGAAGTCCCTGGCGCGCGGCGCCATCGGGACGACAGCGTACGTCGCGCGCCCTGCTGTCCGCCGTGCGCGCGTCGCGTTCGCGCGCAAAGGGCGACGCGGCAAGGGCGTTCGACGGAAAGGCGCAATTTTAGCATGCCGGCTACGCCTACAAGCCGTGCGGCCGCAATGTGGCTTCCGACCCCATGCCGTGATCTGCTTCCCCGCCCGCTCCTCGGCCCTCTCCGGCCTAGGCCGTGCGGTGCCGGTCCCTAATTCTTGGTGCCGAACAGCCGGTCGCCCGCGTCGCCTAGGCCCGGCACGATGTACGCGTGCTCGTCCAAGTGTGAGTCCAGCGCTGCGACATACAATTTCACGTCGGGGTGCACGTGCGTGAATACCTGCACTCCTTCAGGAGCCGCAACGAGGGAGAGGAACAGGATATTGGCGCCCCGCACGCCACGGCGCTTCAGCACGTCGACCGCGTACACCGCCGAATAGCCGGTCGCCACCATTGGGTCGCACAGGATGAACGTGCGCTCCTCCAGGTCGGGCAGCCGCACCAGGTATTCGACCGGACGATGATCGTCTGCTCGGTATACGCCGATATGGCCAACGCGTGCCGACGGAATCAACTCCAGCAGCCCATCGGACATGCCCACGCCGGCGCGCAGCACCGGCACGATCGCCAGCTTGCGCCCGGCGATCACCGGTGCGTCGATTTCGACCAGCGGCGTGGCGATGCGGCGCGTGGTCAGCGGCAGATCGCGGGTGATCTCATAGCCCATCAGCAGCGTGATTTCCCGCAGCAGCTCGCGGAAGGTGCGCGTGGAGGTATCCCGGTCGCGCATGTGCGAGAGCTTGTGCTGAATTAGCGGGTGATTGAGGATGAAGAGGTTCGGGAATCGGCTGTCTTGTTTCATGGCGGCGGGAGGGTGGCGTGGCGCGGACGGCGGCGAAGCATCATACCGATTCAGTTTACCCAAATATTGGCGCCAATCCCAAGGTGATTGTCAATGCGGTGGTGCGTGTCAACGCGATACAGCCGATTCCAATACAATCAGCGCTTGGCATACGCTCGACGCGCAGGGCATCGACCCGGCCGCATTCCGGAGCCAGTGGGAGAGGGCGATACCGACCGGCCGCTTCGGCGACAGCGCGGAGTTCAGCGCGGCCTGCGCCTTTCTATGCGGCGCGCACGCGTCGTATATCACCGGCCAGAACCTGCTAATCGACGGCGGCGCGTACCCTGGCACGTTCTAACGCGTACGCATCGCCGATCCCGTTCGAAGCATCCACCGGAGGACAGCGCCCATGACCACCCGTATCGCGTTGATCGCGCACGATCACAAGAAAGACGACATCGTCACGCTGTGCGGCGAATATGTGCACGTGCTCAGTCGCTGCGAGCTTGTGGCAACGGGCACGACCGGCTCACGCATCGCGCACCGGCATGGCTTGCCGGTGCAGTGCAAGCTGTCGGGCCCGCATGGGGGCGACCTGCAGATCGGCGCGGAGCTGGCCGAAGGTCGCATCGACATGGTGATTTTCCTGCGCGACCCGATGACGCCGCAGCCGCATGAGCCGGATATCAACGCGCTCGTGCGCGCATGCGACGTGCACAACGTGCCGTGCGCGACAAACATGTCCACGGCGCGGATGATCCTTGAGCGGCTCGTGCAGCGGCTGGATGCGCCGGCCTGAATCGATTTGCCACCAGGAGCCACGATGACTAAAGCCATTCGTTTTGAGCGCACCGGCGGACCGCAGGTGCTGCAGTGGGTTGACGTCGACGTGCCGGTACCCGGCGTGGGCGAGATCCGCGTGCGCCACCACGCAGTCGGCCTGAACTTCATCGATGTATATTTTCGCACCGGCCTGTACCCGCAGCCGCTGCCCGCGGGCCTGGGCATGGAGGCCGCTGGTGAAGTGGTCGACGTCGGCCCCGGCGTCACCGATTTCGCGCCGGGTGAACGTATCGCCTATGCGGCGCGCCCGCCTGGCGCCTATGCGCAGGAGCGTGTGATCGCCGCCTCCAGCGTGGTCAAGCTGCCGCAGTCGATCTCGTACGAGCAAGGGGCCGCCATGATGCTGCAAGGCATGACGGCGCAGTACCTGCTTCGGCGCGTTGTGCGACGCGGCCGATGCACATCGGGATCTGGAGGGCCGGCGCACGACCGGCTCATCAATCTTGCTGCCCTAGCGCCATATCGGCATTGTCACCGGCGTCGATGAGGCGTGCGATCGCGGCGTGTGCCGCACTGCGTTCATCGGCGCGCAGGAACGCAATCTGGTCGAGCGCATGCTGGATGACATCCTCCTCTCGCTCGCTCGTGTTGAGCGGTAGCAGCATGATTGCCTTGTGCCAGGCCGCCGCTCGCGTGTCGACGTGCAACGCCGGGACGCTTTCCAGCAGCGTCTGCGCGGCGAAAGCAGAGTACTGCGACGGCCAGCGCTCGATCATCGCGTACAGGGAGTACAACTGTGCCGGCTGCAGTTCCGCCGGAAACATCGGCAATGCCCGGAGCAGCCCGAGCCACGCTTCGGCCATCGCCGGTTGCGGTAGCGACATCGCGATCTGTCGAATCTGCCCATATTCCGTGATACTTGTCTGACGGCCCAACGCAGGCAGGGCGACACACAGTGCCGCCACCGCCTTGCCCTGGTCGGACGGTGGAAGGTCCAACAGCGCTTGCCGCAACGTGCGGTACCATTGCGTGGCTTGATGTAGCGTCGCTGCATCGCGTACATTGAATCCGTACACGAATGCCGGCAACTGGACCGCGAGCGCACTGATCAGCGTCGTCCGCTCGGCCGTGTCAAGCTGCGGGATCCATGCAACGAGTTCATCGTATCGCTGGATGAACCGTTCGCGCGGCAGTACGTGCAATTGTGATGCGAGGGCGGACCCATAGTGCGACGGTCTCGGATGGCGCTGCCACACATGCGCGTGACAGAATTCGTACGCGTTGGCGCGAACGCTTGGATCGAGGTATTTCAACGTGGTAACCACGGCCCTACTGACGACCGCATAACTTGCGGTAGGCAGTCCCGCGGCAGCGGTGAATACCGATTCGAAGGCTGCTGCTTGCTCGCGCTTGGGAAACCTTTGGCGCAGCAGTTGCGCCAACAGTGTCAAAATTGGGGTGACGCGCAGCCCAGGTCGCTCGACGATATCATGCTCGAGCTGTGCCACTAGCGCTTGTACGTCAGCGGCGCTGACTACGGTTTTGGCTTGGTCGGCATGGCGCTTGGATAGGGCCTGCTCGCGCAATACGGCATGGGTGCGCCGCTCGACCATCGACAGGTGGCAAAGGTCGCGGGTGTCCAGATACCGGCCGATTTGGATGATCAACTCGTCGGGCAAGTCGCAATAGGTGGCGGCTCGCGTACCTGCTACACCCACGCGGGGCTGCAAGTGTGCATGAATCAGTGACGCCGGCCCGGGTTCGTGCATCGGTTGATGCTGTCGTTCCTCTCGTGTCACGGATAAAGCGGCTTCAAGGGCTGCAACCGAAACGTTTGCATCGGTGTCCATTTATCTCTCCTAGTACCGGGCAGTCGCGATGGGCTCGCGGGGGCCGTCTATAAACGGTGAGCCTTGATTCAACCGCAACGGCCGCCGTGTGTGTCTGTGGCCGTTGATAAGCAGACAGGACTTGGCGGATGAGATGAGCATATCAGTCATATGTGAGCGTACACTGACATGATTTTGCGCCGCCTGCTTCACCTTTGATGCGTTTTTGGGCACGCGTGCGTTATGCAACCACGCTTGTGCCGGGCCGGCTTTGCGTGAAAGATCGTCTCCGGTTCTCGGGCTCGGGCATACTGGAGCCCGCGCGCAGGCGCGGCCTGCTTTGGACTTTCAATACGCGAATGGAACGCCCCGACCCTGACGAATTGCTCGATAAGCTGCAACGCGAGGAGGAAAAAAAACAGCGCGGCAAGCTGAAAATTTTTTTCGGTGCATCGGCGGGCGTGGGCAAGACGTTCGCGATGCTGCAGGCGGCACGGCGATGCCGCGACGAAGGCGTCGACGTCGTGGTCGGCGTGGCGGAAACCCACGGACGCAGGGAAACCGTGGCGCTGCTCGATGGAATGCCGTCGATTCCTGTTGCCCGTTATCCGTATCGCGGCAAGGTGTTGCCGGAATTCGATCTGAACGCGGCGCTGGCACGCAGGCCGCAGTTGATCCTGGTCGATGAGCTTGCGCATTCGAACGTGTCCGGCGCGCGCCACCTGAAGCGTTGGCAGGATGTGCAGGAACTGCTGGATGCTGGGATCGACGTCTACACGACGCTCAACGTCCAGCATCTCGAAAGCCTGAACGATGTGGTTGGCCAGATCACTGGCATTCGTGTATGGGAAACGGTTCCGGACCGAATATTCGATCTGGCGGACGAGGTCACGCTGGTGGATCTGCCCGCGGACGAACTGCTCGCGCGCCTGCGCGATGGCAAGGTCTATCTGCCACAGCAGGCAGAGCACGCGGTACGCCATTTCTTTCGTAAGGGCAACCTGATTGCGTTGCGGGAACTGGCGTTACGACGCACCGCGGATCGGGTGGATGCGCAGATGCGCGAGTATCGCGCGGACCAGTCGATCGAGCGTGTCTGGCACGCGCGCGAGCGGATTATCGTGTGTGTCGGCCCGGGCTCGGAAAGCGCGACGTTGGTGCGCGCGGCTGCGCGGCTCGCGGCGACCTTAAAGGCGGATTGGCTGGCGGTCTATGTCGAGACGCCGAAGCTGCAACGGCTGCCGGACACCGTCCGAAAGCGCACACTCGATGCGTTGAAATTGGCCGCCGAACTCGGCGCCGAAACGGTGACACTGGATGGGTCCGACGCGGCCCGCACGCTGCTGGCTTATGCGAGGATGCGCAACGTGTCTAGGCTCGTCGCCGGCATGCCGCGCACGCGACGCTGGCTTGCTCCGTCAGTCGGTGAGCGGTTGCTGCAATCAGCGTCCGACATCGACGTGACGCTGGTGGGCGCTGGCCGCGCGCATGAGCGGCGTGGTGCACGCGGCGACGTGCGCAGCTTCGCGTCGTCGCTGGGTGACGAGCGCCGCTCGACGTTGCGTCACTACACGTATGCGGCGGCGATCAGTGCCGGCATCACGGTGGTGGCGACCGAACTGCTGCACCGGATCGATCTGGCGAATCTAGCGATGCTGTACCTGCTTGGTGTGATCTTTGCCGCCGCAAGGCTGGGGCGCGGTCCGGGTGTGCTGATGTCGTTTCTCAGCGTCGCGTCGTTCGACTTTTTCTTCGTGCCACCGCGTATATCGCTGTCGGTGTCTGACACGCAATACCTGTTGACGTTCGCCGTGATGCTGCTCACGTCGCTGACGATTAGTCATCTGACGTCGAGTCTGCGCCGGCAGGCGCGTATCGCGACGCTGCGCGAGCGGCGCACCAGCGCGATGTACGCGATGACGCGAGAGTTGGGTGCGGCGCTTGCCACCGGCCAGATCATCGAAATCGGCATGCGGCATGTCGCGGAAGTGTTTCAGGCGCACGTGTCAATCTTATTGCCGGACAGCAACGACAAAGTCAGGCAGAAGGTCGAGGAGCCGGATCCGGCGATCATGCTGCAGCCACCGGCACTCGATACTGATATCGCGCAATGGGTTTACGACCAGCAAAAGCCAGCTGGGCACGGCACCGACACGTTGCCGGCCGCCGACGCACTCTATCTGCCGCTAAAGGCGCCGATGCGCACGCGCGGCGTGTTGGCATTGGTGGCGGCGCGCTTTGAGGACCTGGCGGTGCCCGAGCAGCGTCGTATGATTGATACATTCGCCGCGCAGATCGCCCTAGCGCTGGAGCGCGTGCACTACGTCGAGATCGCGCAGGACGCGCTGGTCAGCATGGAGTCCGAGCGGATGCGCAACTCGCTGTTGTCGGCCATTTCGCACGACCTGCGCACGCCGCTGACGGCCATCGTCGGCTTTGCGTCGATGCTCGCCGAGCAGCAGGGCGGTGGTGCGCCGCCTCGGCCGCAGGCCGAGCGCGACCTGATCGAGGCAATCCACGAGGAAGCGCTGCGCATGACGCGTTTGGTGACCAACTTGTTGGATATGGCCCGGTTGCAGGCCGGCGCGGTCCGGCTCAACCGCCAGTGGTTGATGCTCGAGGAAATGGTGGGCGCCGCGCTCGCCGCATGCCACCGGAGCTTGGCCGCCCATCCGGTGCACGCGCGCGTGCCGGCCGAGCTGCCGCTGCTGCGGCTCGATCCGGTGCTGATAGAGCATTTGTTCGCCAACCTGTTCGAGAATGCCGCGAAGTACACGCCGGCCGGCGCGCCATTGTCGATTAATGCGGGTGTGGTCGAGGACGGCGCGCGCCGCTATGTCAAAGTGGCGGTCGAGGACAGCGGCCCCGGTCTGCCGCCGGGCATGGAAGCGCGCGTGTTCGACAAGTTTACGCGTGGCGAAAAGGAATCGGCCAAGCCCGGCATCGGCCTCGGGTTGGCGATCTGCCGGGCCATCGTCGACGCTCACGGCGGTCGAATCGGCGCGGAAAACCGCGTTGATGCGCAAGGCCGCGTGCTGGGGGCGCGCTTCTGGTTCATGTTGCCGGCCGATGAGGTACCTCCGGGCGGCGGCGAAGCGCTGGAACAGGATGCCGACGCAGCGCGCAGCGGGCATGCGGTTGACGAGATCACACCGAAATCATGAGCGAGCCGAACGTGACAATTGTCCTGATCGAGGACGAAAAGCAAATCCGCCGTTTCGTGGGCACCTCGCTGCAAGCGCAGGGCATGGCGGTATTCGACGCGGACACGGGTCGGCAGGGGCTGGTCGAGGCTGCCACGCGCCGGGCGGATCTGGTGATCGTGGATCTGGGCCTGCCCGATACCGACGGCCTGGACGTGATCCGCGAATTGCGCGGATGGACCGATCTGCCGATCATCGTGTTATCCGCTCGCAGTCAGGAGGAGCAGAAAGTGGCCGCGCTGGATGCGGGGGCGGACGACTACCTGACCAAGCCGTTCGGCGTGTCGGAGCTGCTGGCGCGGATCCGCGCGCAGTTGCGCCGGCGCAATCGCGGGGGCCAAGACGACACGCCACAAGTACAGTTCGGCGGCATCGTCGTGGACCTGACCGCACGCCGCGTGACCCGGGATGGCGAGGTGGTGCATCTGACGCCGATCGAATACCGGCTCCTGGTCACGCTGGTGCGTCATGCCGGCCGCGTGTTGACGCACCGCCAATTGCTGCGCGACGTCTGGGGGCCTTCCCATGTGGAGAGCCATCATTACTTGCGCATCTACATGGGGCATTTACGACAGAAGCTGGAGCGCGATCCTGCGCAGCCCGAGCATATCGTGACCGAGACGGGTGTCGGATACCGGCTCGCCGGCGTGCAGTAGCAGCTTCACCGGGTGTGGCGCTGGGTCGCGGCACGGCCACGCTCGGCAGCGCACCCGGCACTTTGATAGAATCGATGCAACCCGTTGTGCGGGACGGCCCGCGCGCTACGGTTCGTATCGGGGACGACCCCATTTCGTCAAGGTTGTAGCCGATGGCATGGATCTTTCTGGTGATGGCGGGCCTGCTTGAAGTGGCATGGGCTGCCGGCCTGAAAAGCTCGGAAGGCTTTTCCCGGCCTGGCTGGTCGATCTTCACACTGGTGACGGCGCTGATCAGCTTCGGTTTGTTGGCACTGGCGATGAAACAGTTACCGCTGGGCACCGCGTATGCGGTGTGGACCGGCATCGGCGCGCTGGGCGCATTCGTGTTCGGCATCGTGATGATGGGCGAGGCGCTGACGCCGGCCCGGGCGGGCAGTGCAGTCCTGATCCTGGCCGGGCTGATCGGCTTGAAGCTCACGTCCGGCCATTGAGCGAGGCGGCGCTCGCGCGGCGACTGTCGCTATAATGGTTTCGGGTTTATCCAACACTGACGCTTGCGGCGCGCGCTGCACTGGCCCTTGCCGGTGCGCGCGGGGGCGCGCAAGGAGGCGTTAATGCTCTACGCCCTTTCTCTGGCAACCGGGCTTGCGTGGGCAAGCGGGCTGCGCTTGTACCTGACGGTTCTGTTGACCGGCCTGCTCGCGTCGTTCGACGTCGTGCGTCTTCCCGATGCGTTGTCGCTGCTAGGTTCACCGTGGATCATCGGTGCCGCAGCGCTGTTGGCGATTGCCGAATTTCTGGCCGACAAGGTGCCCGCCGTCGACTCGCTGTGGGACGCGCTGCACACGCTGATTCGCATCCCGGCCGGCGCGATGCTCGCCTATGGCGCGGCCGGCCATGCTGATCCGCGCGTTTTGGCGGCGGCGGCGTTGGCCGGCGCGGCGATCGCCGGCACTGCGCACCTGGTCAAGGCTGGCGCCCGCGCGTTAATTAATCTCGCGCAGCAGCCGCCGTCGCCCTGGGTCGTGTCGTTTGTGGAGGACACGATCGCCGTCCTTGGGTTGTTGCTCGCGTTGTTCATGCCGGGGCTGTTCCTGCTGGGCATGCTGGTGTTCCTGGCGCTTGCCGCGTATGCGTTGCCGCCGTTGTGGCACGGCGTGCAGCTCGGTTTTCGCGGCATGGCGACGGACATGGTGCCGGTGCGCCGTCAGCTCTCGCCGTTGGCGGCGCGCGTGCCGCGCGGCAAATGATCGGCGCCGATTTCGTCGTGCGGGCAGATCATCCCGTTGAGCCGCTATTCGCGTTGCATGCTCGCTCGCTTGGCCTCGCCACGGCCGATACCGCGACGATCCCTTCTTTGGAACCGGCATAGTCCACATACTCGCTTGGCGATCCTAACCGGCAGCCGGAGACAAGTCGATGATCGCGCCGCCGCGCTTGCCGCGATCCGTCCTCATGCGGTGAGCCGCTTCGCGCGCAGAGATCAGTGCCGAGCGCGTTGGTTTTGAACATCCGCCGCAGCCGCTCGACATCCATATCGGCTAGCGGCAACGACGGCGCCACGATGCGACTAGACCGCTTCGCGCTTCTCCGACCACTTGTCGCCGGCCGGCGGCACGTAGCGTTGCAGCCCGTCAAGCAACGCGTCGACGTCCGACTCCACTTGGAGCAGTCCGACGTAGTCGTGCCGCATGAAGCCCTCATTGGCGGTGTGGCGCAGCATTGCCAGCAGCGGATCGTAATAGCCGGCGATGTTGAGCAGACCGACCGGCTTTTGGTGATAGCCGAGTTGCGCCCACGTGTAGACTTCGAACAACTCTTCGAACGTGCCGGCGCCGCCAGGCAGCGCGACGAACGCGTCGCTCAGGTCAGCCATCATTTTCTTGCGCTCGTGCATGTTTGCGACGACGTGTAACTCGGTCAAGCCGCGATGACCGACTTCCTTGTCGATCAACAGCTGCGGGATCACGCCGATCGCATGGCCTTGCGCTTGCAGCACGGCATCCGCAATCTCGCCCATCAAGCCGACGTGGCCTCCGCCATAGACCAGTGTGAGACCCGCGTGCGCGAGCGCGCGACCAAACGCCTGCGCCCCCTGCCGGTATTCGTCCCGACGGCCGACAGCGGAGCCACAATATACGCACACCGAATTAATCATCGCGCCCCCTTCGGGCGTTGCGTCTCGGCCTTGCCTGCCTCGGACCGTGTCTCGCCCCTGCCGTCGCGCGGCGGCAGGTAGTCGGCGAATTCGCGCATCGGCAACCGGCCGGAAACCAGATCGTCGAACAATTGGCGCGAACGTCCGCGCAGATAAGGGGCCATCAGCGATACGATGTGTAGGCTCGCCTGATGCAATTCGGCCCGGATCGCTTCCTGCTCGTTGTACTTGCGTGGGTTCATCACGAACTGGTACGACAGCCAATAGGTCGAGATCACGCCGATGTTGGTCGAGATCACGCCGACCTCCTGGGGCGTCGCTTCCATCTCGCCGTCGGCAATCAATTGCTCGCACAACTGGCGCGCGAAATTGACTTTATGCGTGATGATCTGCTTGAAGTGCGTCTCCAGTGTGCGGTTGCGCGCCAGCAAATCGTTCAGGTCCCGATAGAGGAACCGGTACGTCCACAGAAAATCTGCCATGTAGGCCAGATAGGCCCACATCTCGTCGATTGTTGGACGATGGTCATCGGGAAAGCGCAATCGCTTGCCGATCTCTTGCTCGAACTGAGCGAAGATGCTGTTGATGATGTCGTCCTTGTTGCGGAAATGGTAGTACAGGTTTCCTGGACTGATTTCCATTTCCTCGGCGATCGTCGTCGTTGTGACGTTCGGCTCGCCGATCTCATTGAAGAGTCGCAACGACAGTTCGAGGATTCGGTCGCGGGTGCGACGGGGCGGTTTCGATTCCATGGCGTCGGCTCTGTGCGCCGGAAACTCCGGCTGGTGGGCTCGCACGGGCGAGATCGCCGGATTATAAACTGCCGTTTTCGCACTGAGGCGCAGGCTTTGTTGTATCGGACAGACTGATCGGCTTAGCAGACCTATGTAATAGATTCAGTGGAAGCATGCAGAGGTGCGAGCGGCGGCTCGGCGTTCCATGATCGGTCCGCTTCGGTGGCGTCCGGCAGCGGCGCGCCGGGCTGGGAGCGTTTAATATCGCGCACCAGAGAGCGGTATCGATGCATGCCGGAGTCGTCATCGACGTTGGCAACAGGCGGCGCGTTCGACGCGGACGGGGGCGCGAAGAGGCCGTCGGCGTGCCGGCCGGCTGGAGGTCACGCAGGGGACCGCCGTATGCGCCGGCTTGCTCTTTGCGCCGGTGTGCTTCAGGGGCTACGGGGGTAGGTTGGACACTTTGGTCCACGCTCGCGCAGTGTAATGGCCCGCATTGCACGATGCCGGCGTGAAACTGGCCGGCGTGAAACTGGCGCGACAGTTACAAGACGTTCTTATTACGGGGCAGCAACAATGCGGGTACCGGCCAGCCGGTCATGCAACCATTGCCGATCCGGATCCAGCCATTGCGTACTGGCCCATAGCGTTATCCACGCGGACAGCGCGAGCAGCGTGTGCGGCACCGACCCTCCGAGCACCGAATGGAGCGCCAGCGGCGGCAGGAACCATAGCCAGGCAAGCACGTAGCGCAGCATTGCGCGCCCCAACCCGACCGGTGCGAGCGCGTGGTCAACGAGCCGCAGTCGCCAAGTTTTCATCGGCAATGTTTGGCCGCCATGGGTCCAAAACCAGACGAAATACGCGCCGACGACGAGGGTGATCCAGCCAGCCAACAGATTGTGATGCGTTAATCCATCGCGTTGCTGGGTCAGCGCGCTGAATAGGTAGCCGGCAATAAAGACGACGCCGAACAAAATGATGCCTTCGTAGAGCGCGCACAGCAGGCGGCGCCACAGGGATGGGGCGCGGCCACGAGGCACGTGTTCACGCGGTGGTTTCACTGCGCGTGATCGTTGAAGAACCACGGCACCGACTGCGCCGGCTTTTCCGGCTCGGTTTGTGAGCCGGCGGCCGGGGGAGATGTCAACGCAGCGGCCGACGCCGACGGTGCCGGGTGGGTGCCGGGCGGCGTGCCCGGGCCAACTGGCGCCGTACTGGCCGAGGTGCCGGCGCGTGGTGCAGCCGCGGCGGCATCGGCGCGCTCGCGCGAGCGCTCGAGCTTGCCTAGGTCCTTGATTTCAGGCTTACCGCTTGGCGGCGCGCTGACTACGGTCGGGCGTCGTGCTTTCTCGGTGGCCGCCAGCTTGCGCTTTAATTCGTCGGGCAATTGCTGATAGGCGCTCCACGCCTTTTCGCGTGCCTGTACGGAGAGTTCCTTGGACAACTGGTAGTTCTCACGCGCGACGCGCCGCTGCTGTGGCGTCATGCGGATCCATTCGGCCATTCGTTGATGCAGTCGCTGTTGCTCTTCTGTGCGCATTTTTGGATATCTGGCTGCAATTTTCAGCCATTTCCGCTTGCGCTCGGCGCTGAAATGATCCCATTGGGGGGCCAGCGGCGCTAGCGCGTCGCGCTGCGCCGCGGTAAGGCGGGCCCAGGACAGTGGGTTGGCCGCATCGGCTGCCATGTCGGCAACGGCGGCGTGGCTTGCCACTGCTGCTACCCCGCTGCCGACCGGCGCTGGCGCGGCGTCAGACGGCAACGCGCGAGACGACGATGCTGGGTGAAAGCGCGGATAGGTTGCCATGAACGCGACAAATGCAGCCATCACACCCGCATAGACCATAGCCAAACCGCGCTTGTTACTCACCGACATTGCTCCTAGTTAGCGTATCAGTGCCCGTGCGACAGGTAGGCGTGAAAGCCGTGGTCCAAGTAGGCGGACAGCGGCAGCTCGTCGCTGAGCATGGCTGCGTCGATGGCGGCGATGTCGGCTAGGCGCTGCTGGTTTTCCCAGTCGCGGATCGCGGCGAGACCGCACACCAGCGCCAGTAGCGGCCAGACTAGGGCTAGGCGGCTCCAGCGGGCGCGCTTGCGTGCGCCGCTGGTGCTCGTTGGCACGTTGCCGGCGCCGGCCAGCGCCGGCAGGTAAACCGGCCGCGTGCGAGTATCGGGTTTCTTTCTCGCAAGCGCGGCCTGTCGCGCGGCCGCCAGCCGGTCAGTCGTCGCGCGTGGCAGGCGCGCTGCGCCCTCGTCGAGCGCTCGGCGTACTTTCAGTGCAAATTCGATTTCTTTTGTCTCAAGTGTACCGCTCATAGTGTGATTCCTTTCGCCTTCAGCGCGACAGCCAGCGCATGCGTGGCCCGCGAGCAATGGGTCTTGACGCTGCCCTGCGAGCAGCCCATCGCGGCAGCGGTTTCGGCGACATCCATATCTTCCCAATAACGCATCAGAAACGCTTCACGTTGACGCGCGGGCAGTTTTTGGATCTCCTCGTCGATCAGCGCGAGCACTTGCTCCCGCTCGAGCCGGTCGGCGCTGTTCTCGACCGCGGTCGAATTGTCCGAGGATTCGTAGGT
This region of Mycetohabitans endofungorum genomic DNA includes:
- the upp gene encoding uracil phosphoribosyltransferase is translated as MKQDSRFPNLFILNHPLIQHKLSHMRDRDTSTRTFRELLREITLLMGYEITRDLPLTTRRIATPLVEIDAPVIAGRKLAIVPVLRAGVGMSDGLLELIPSARVGHIGVYRADDHRPVEYLVRLPDLEERTFILCDPMVATGYSAVYAVDVLKRRGVRGANILFLSLVAAPEGVQVFTHVHPDVKLYVAALDSHLDEHAYIVPGLGDAGDRLFGTKN
- a CDS encoding methylglyoxal synthase; this translates as MTTRIALIAHDHKKDDIVTLCGEYVHVLSRCELVATGTTGSRIAHRHGLPVQCKLSGPHGGDLQIGAELAEGRIDMVIFLRDPMTPQPHEPDINALVRACDVHNVPCATNMSTARMILERLVQRLDAPA
- a CDS encoding F-box protein gives rise to the protein MDTDANVSVAALEAALSVTREERQHQPMHEPGPASLIHAHLQPRVGVAGTRAATYCDLPDELIIQIGRYLDTRDLCHLSMVERRTHAVLREQALSKRHADQAKTVVSAADVQALVAQLEHDIVERPGLRVTPILTLLAQLLRQRFPKREQAAAFESVFTAAAGLPTASYAVVSRAVVTTLKYLDPSVRANAYEFCHAHVWQRHPRPSHYGSALASQLHVLPRERFIQRYDELVAWIPQLDTAERTTLISALAVQLPAFVYGFNVRDAATLHQATQWYRTLRQALLDLPPSDQGKAVAALCVALPALGRQTSITEYGQIRQIAMSLPQPAMAEAWLGLLRALPMFPAELQPAQLYSLYAMIERWPSQYSAFAAQTLLESVPALHVDTRAAAWHKAIMLLPLNTSEREEDVIQHALDQIAFLRADERSAAHAAIARLIDAGDNADMALGQQD
- a CDS encoding DUF4118 domain-containing protein, which produces MERPDPDELLDKLQREEEKKQRGKLKIFFGASAGVGKTFAMLQAARRCRDEGVDVVVGVAETHGRRETVALLDGMPSIPVARYPYRGKVLPEFDLNAALARRPQLILVDELAHSNVSGARHLKRWQDVQELLDAGIDVYTTLNVQHLESLNDVVGQITGIRVWETVPDRIFDLADEVTLVDLPADELLARLRDGKVYLPQQAEHAVRHFFRKGNLIALRELALRRTADRVDAQMREYRADQSIERVWHARERIIVCVGPGSESATLVRAAARLAATLKADWLAVYVETPKLQRLPDTVRKRTLDALKLAAELGAETVTLDGSDAARTLLAYARMRNVSRLVAGMPRTRRWLAPSVGERLLQSASDIDVTLVGAGRAHERRGARGDVRSFASSLGDERRSTLRHYTYAAAISAGITVVATELLHRIDLANLAMLYLLGVIFAAARLGRGPGVLMSFLSVASFDFFFVPPRISLSVSDTQYLLTFAVMLLTSLTISHLTSSLRRQARIATLRERRTSAMYAMTRELGAALATGQIIEIGMRHVAEVFQAHVSILLPDSNDKVRQKVEEPDPAIMLQPPALDTDIAQWVYDQQKPAGHGTDTLPAADALYLPLKAPMRTRGVLALVAARFEDLAVPEQRRMIDTFAAQIALALERVHYVEIAQDALVSMESERMRNSLLSAISHDLRTPLTAIVGFASMLAEQQGGGAPPRPQAERDLIEAIHEEALRMTRLVTNLLDMARLQAGAVRLNRQWLMLEEMVGAALAACHRSLAAHPVHARVPAELPLLRLDPVLIEHLFANLFENAAKYTPAGAPLSINAGVVEDGARRYVKVAVEDSGPGLPPGMEARVFDKFTRGEKESAKPGIGLGLAICRAIVDAHGGRIGAENRVDAQGRVLGARFWFMLPADEVPPGGGEALEQDADAARSGHAVDEITPKS
- the kdpE gene encoding two-component system response regulator KdpE; protein product: MSEPNVTIVLIEDEKQIRRFVGTSLQAQGMAVFDADTGRQGLVEAATRRADLVIVDLGLPDTDGLDVIRELRGWTDLPIIVLSARSQEEQKVAALDAGADDYLTKPFGVSELLARIRAQLRRRNRGGQDDTPQVQFGGIVVDLTARRVTRDGEVVHLTPIEYRLLVTLVRHAGRVLTHRQLLRDVWGPSHVESHHYLRIYMGHLRQKLERDPAQPEHIVTETGVGYRLAGVQ
- a CDS encoding DMT family transporter; translation: MAWIFLVMAGLLEVAWAAGLKSSEGFSRPGWSIFTLVTALISFGLLALAMKQLPLGTAYAVWTGIGALGAFVFGIVMMGEALTPARAGSAVLILAGLIGLKLTSGH
- a CDS encoding DUF4126 domain-containing protein, producing the protein MLYALSLATGLAWASGLRLYLTVLLTGLLASFDVVRLPDALSLLGSPWIIGAAALLAIAEFLADKVPAVDSLWDALHTLIRIPAGAMLAYGAAGHADPRVLAAAALAGAAIAGTAHLVKAGARALINLAQQPPSPWVVSFVEDTIAVLGLLLALFMPGLFLLGMLVFLALAAYALPPLWHGVQLGFRGMATDMVPVRRQLSPLAARVPRGK
- a CDS encoding TIGR00730 family Rossman fold protein; the encoded protein is MNSVCVYCGSAVGRRDEYRQGAQAFGRALAHAGLTLVYGGGHVGLMGEIADAVLQAQGHAIGVIPQLLIDKEVGHRGLTELHVVANMHERKKMMADLSDAFVALPGGAGTFEELFEVYTWAQLGYHQKPVGLLNIAGYYDPLLAMLRHTANEGFMRHDYVGLLQVESDVDALLDGLQRYVPPAGDKWSEKREAV